CACAATCCAGAGCACCTCGAACCCACTGAAGAGTTAAACTAGGAAGCTACAGAATAGGCACTGCAGCACACCGCTGACAAATTGGACAGATAATTGTATCGCCCAGAGATGCAGTAAATAAAGGATATCAGTAGAATATCTTTGATAAATGAGTGATGTACACACACTGATACTGTAACAGTCCACACACGCACACTGATACTGTAACAGTCCACACACACTGATATTGTAACAGTCCACACACACTGATACTGTAACAGTCCACACACACTGATACTGTAACAGTCCACACACGCACACTGATACTGTAACAGTCCACACACACTGATACCGTAACAGTCCACACACACTGATGCTGTAACAGTCCACACACACTGATACTGTAACAACCCACACACACTGATACTGTAACAGTCCACACACACTGATACTGTAACAGTCCACACACGCACACTGATACTGTAACAGTCCACACACACTGATACTGTAACAGTCCACACACACTGATGCTGTAACAGTCCACACACACTGATGCTGTAACAGTCCACACACACTGATACTGTAACAACCCAACGATACTGTAAGCCGGTCCCACCACCTGATACTGTAACAGTCCACACACACTGATACTGTAACAGTCCACACACACTGATATGTAACAACCCACACACACTGATATGTAACAACCCACACACACTGATACTGTAACAGTCCACACACACTGATATGTAACAACCCACACACACTGATACTGTAACAACCCACACACACTGATACTGTAACAGTCCACACACACTGATACTGTAACAACCCACACACACTGATACTGTAACAGTCCACACACATTGATACAGTAACAACCCACACACACTGATACTGTAACAGTTCACACACACTGATACTGTAACAGTCCACACACACTGATACTGTAACAGTCCACACACACTGATACTGTAACTGATACCCTAATGTATCAGTCCACACGCACCCTGACTGTAACAGCCCACACGCTTCGTTACTTTAATTGAATGCCTAGACATTATTCAGAACAGCTTTGGGAAATGGTTGTGGTTTCACAGTTGATGCCGAGAAGCAAAAAGCGATTCTACTTGTTTCTCAACATATGAAAGAAATGGTTTCTGTTTAAACAGCAGCATTTCAGTAAACCATCAGTGAATGAAGGCTCATGAATCCATTCATGAGTAACGTATTTAGAACTCACTCGCGACTTTGCTCCTGACATGTCAGAGATTATGCGGATATTTAGTAAAAAATGTAGTCTTTCTTTATTAAGTGGGCACATAAATATTGTGGGGAGGAATTGAATGTCAAAGAGAGGGATTCTCACTAATTTGTTCAGCAAGAATGAAATGTTGTTTTTTAAACAGAAACGTATTGGACAAATTATTATTtgactgtcacagtctgccctctcctcattctcatccacttcacctgcctgcctgccactcccctctcatcagcccaactctcctcatctgttgcactcagttgcctctgatcaccaattaacgcggtatatagactctcctcaccgttcacacagtgccagattgttctcagcattcatgcaagactctccagcgatttcccgacttcctgcctggcttcgactctcctttcgtctgtccctcgctggtttgtttgcatcgtgtgttggatcttctggtgaccggaccttccgctactccgactacgtctcctgcctgcccctctttggaactctcgctcaatcctgagcctctgtgtgagtacggtgtacccattcctgtgttaatactctgtgttacagtatcgtaataaagttcgttaccaactatacctgcctgattctgtgctgctattgggtccaagctatacccgttacattgACCAGTGGTAGTTTGTGCTCCCACTATGATTAATTCAACATCCTGGTGGTACCAACCCGATGGATTGCTCCTTAAAGGATAGGCTCACCTGCAGCGGGAGCTGCCTGGTGTAGATTGGagccagggcctgtgtctcatcaAGATGACATGGCCATGCTCTCACTTTCATGGGCTAATTGTGGAAGAGTGCAAGAAACGGGCAGCCTGGGATTTTAGATTTGTTTCTTGATGCAGTGAGACGCTTTCCATCCAGGAGTTTACAGGAAACTCTCCTGATGGAAAGTTAACCAACAATTGAGGTGCTCACTGCGGATGAGCATCGGGAGGTGAGACCAAGGACACAGATGTACTTCCACACTCCCATCACACCTCACCTGGACCCACACTCCCATCACACCTCACCTGGACCCACACTCCCATCACACCTCACCTGGACCCACACTCCCATCACACCTCACCTGGACCCACACTCCCATCACACCTCACCTGGACCCACACTCCCATCACACCTCACCTGGACCCACACTCCCATCACACCTCACCTGGACCCACACTCCCATCACACCTCACCTGGACCCACACTCCCATCACACCTCACCTGGACCCACACTCCCATCACACCTCACCTGGACCCACACTCCCATCACACCTCACCTGGACCCACACTCCCATCACACCTCACCTGGACCCACACTCCCATCACACCTCACCTGGACCCACACTCCCATCACACCTCACCTGGACCCACACTCCCATCACACCTCACCTGGACCCACACTCCCATCACACCTCACCTGG
This region of Amblyraja radiata isolate CabotCenter1 chromosome 11, sAmbRad1.1.pri, whole genome shotgun sequence genomic DNA includes:
- the LOC116978758 gene encoding putative uncharacterized protein DDB_G0291608 is translated as MYFHTPITPHLDPHSHHTSPGPTLPSHLTWTHTPITPHLDPHSHHTSPGPTLPSHLTWTHTPITPHLDPHSHHTSPGPTLPSHLTWTHTPITPHLDPHSHHTSPGPTLPSHLTWTHTPITPHLDPHSHHTSPGPTLPSHLTWTHTPITPHLDPHSHHTSPGPTLPSHLTWTHTPITPHLDPHSHHTSPGPTLPSHLNRDPHSHHTTPGPTLPSHLNRDPHSHHTSTETHTPITPQPRPTHLAWVHW